In one Mycobacterium heckeshornense genomic region, the following are encoded:
- a CDS encoding DEAD/DEAH box helicase gives MTFGSELLAAAVAAAGPGEHPLRHVADLAPQGGQPHSWPSWARPEVIRAFTDYGISSPWSHQYRAAELAHAGRHVVVSTGTASGKSLAYQLPILNTLAADPRARALYLSPTKALGHDQLRTAHALTAATPLLADVAPTAYDGDSPAEVRRFARERSRWLFSNPDMVHLSILRNHARWAVFLRGLRFVVVDECHHYRGVFGSNVAMVLRRLLRLCARYTAHRDRRPTFIFASATTASPGATATELIGQPVEEITDDGSPRGARTVALWEPALRPEVTGENGAPVRRSAGAEAARLMADLVARGARTLTFVRSRRGAELTALAARSRLHDIAPELADKVASYRAGYLAEERSALEHALADGRLRGLATTNALELGIDIAGLDAVVIAGFPGTVASFWQQAGRSGRRGAGALIVLIARDDPLDTYLVHHPAALLDKPIERVVIDPANPYLLGPQLLCAASELTLSDDEVRALRAEDVANRLVDDGLLRRRDGKYFPAPGLDPHAAVDIRGSTDGQVVIVEADTGRLLGTVGASQAPAAVHPGAVYLHQGESYVVDALDAEDGMAFVHAEDPGYATFAREVTDIAVTGEGERMVFGPVTLGLVPVTVTNRVIGYLRRRLDGEVLDFVDLDMPAHTLPTTAVMYTITPEALQRNGIDGPRIPGALHAAEHAAIGLLPLVASCDRGDIGGLSAAVGPDPFARLPSVFVYDGYPGGAGFAERGFRQASTWLSATAAAIEACECPSGCPSCVQSPKCGSGNQPLDKAGAVAVLRLVVTALTDG, from the coding sequence GTGACATTCGGCAGCGAGTTGCTCGCCGCCGCGGTCGCCGCGGCCGGGCCGGGCGAGCATCCGTTGCGCCATGTCGCCGACCTGGCGCCGCAGGGCGGCCAGCCGCACAGCTGGCCTAGCTGGGCGCGACCGGAGGTGATTCGCGCGTTCACCGATTACGGCATCAGCTCACCGTGGTCGCACCAGTATCGCGCCGCGGAACTGGCCCACGCGGGCCGTCATGTGGTCGTCAGCACGGGCACCGCCTCAGGCAAATCGCTGGCCTACCAGCTGCCCATCCTCAACACGCTCGCGGCGGACCCACGCGCACGAGCGCTGTATCTGTCACCGACCAAAGCGCTCGGCCATGACCAGCTGCGCACCGCGCACGCGCTGACCGCGGCGACCCCGCTACTGGCCGACGTGGCGCCCACCGCCTACGACGGCGACAGCCCCGCCGAGGTGCGCCGCTTCGCGCGGGAGCGCTCTCGGTGGCTGTTTTCCAATCCGGACATGGTTCATCTGTCGATACTGCGCAACCATGCCCGCTGGGCGGTGTTTCTGCGCGGCCTGCGTTTCGTGGTGGTTGACGAATGCCACCACTACCGCGGCGTTTTCGGCTCTAACGTGGCGATGGTTTTGCGTCGCCTGCTGCGGCTGTGTGCTCGCTACACCGCTCATCGCGACCGGCGGCCGACGTTCATCTTCGCCAGTGCGACGACGGCTTCGCCGGGCGCGACGGCCACCGAGCTCATCGGCCAACCGGTCGAGGAGATCACCGACGACGGTTCCCCCCGGGGGGCGCGCACGGTTGCGCTGTGGGAACCCGCGTTGCGCCCCGAGGTGACCGGTGAGAACGGCGCCCCGGTACGCCGCTCCGCCGGTGCCGAGGCAGCACGGCTCATGGCGGATCTGGTCGCCCGGGGCGCGCGCACGCTGACATTTGTGCGTTCGCGGCGCGGTGCAGAACTGACCGCGCTGGCCGCCCGGTCCCGGCTGCACGACATCGCGCCGGAGTTGGCCGACAAGGTGGCGTCCTACCGGGCGGGTTATCTCGCCGAGGAGCGCAGCGCGCTGGAGCATGCCCTGGCCGACGGCCGGCTGCGCGGTCTGGCCACCACCAATGCCCTCGAGTTGGGCATCGACATCGCGGGTCTGGATGCCGTGGTGATCGCCGGCTTCCCGGGCACGGTGGCCTCGTTCTGGCAGCAGGCCGGACGCTCCGGGCGCCGCGGTGCGGGTGCCCTGATCGTGCTGATCGCCCGCGACGATCCGCTGGACACCTACCTGGTGCACCATCCGGCGGCGTTGCTGGACAAGCCCATCGAGCGGGTCGTGATCGATCCGGCCAACCCATATCTTCTCGGTCCACAATTGCTTTGTGCGGCAAGTGAATTGACACTCAGCGACGATGAAGTTCGGGCGTTGCGTGCTGAAGACGTGGCCAACAGGCTGGTCGACGACGGCCTGCTGCGGCGCCGCGACGGCAAGTACTTCCCCGCGCCGGGCCTGGACCCGCATGCCGCGGTCGACATCCGAGGGTCCACCGACGGCCAGGTCGTCATCGTGGAGGCGGACACCGGGCGGCTGTTGGGCACCGTCGGCGCCAGCCAAGCCCCGGCCGCTGTGCACCCCGGAGCGGTGTACCTGCACCAGGGTGAGAGTTACGTCGTGGATGCACTCGACGCCGAGGACGGCATGGCGTTCGTCCACGCCGAAGACCCCGGATATGCCACGTTCGCGCGGGAAGTCACCGACATCGCGGTCACCGGCGAAGGCGAGCGCATGGTTTTCGGGCCGGTGACGCTGGGCTTGGTCCCGGTGACCGTCACCAACCGGGTCATCGGTTATCTGCGCCGCCGGCTCGACGGTGAAGTGCTCGACTTCGTCGACCTCGACATGCCCGCACACACCCTGCCCACGACCGCAGTCATGTATACAATCACCCCAGAAGCCTTGCAGCGCAACGGCATCGACGGGCCGCGAATCCCGGGGGCACTGCATGCGGCCGAGCACGCGGCGATCGGGCTGCTGCCGCTGGTGGCCAGCTGCGACCGGGGCGACATCGGCGGGCTGTCGGCCGCGGTGGGCCCCGACCCGTTTGCCCGGCTGCCCAGTGTCTTCGTCTACGACGGCTATCCGGGCGGAGCCGGCTTCGCCGAACGCGGCTTTCGTCAGGCGAGCACCTGGCTGAGCGCGACGGCTGCGGCGATAGAGGCGTGCGAATGCCCGAGTGGCTGCCCGTCGTGTGTGCAGTCACCGAAATGCGGCAGCGGCAACCAGCCGCTGGACAAGGCGGGTGCGGTCGCCGTGCTGCGGTTGGTGGTCACCGCATTGACCGACGGATGA